A window of Vigna unguiculata cultivar IT97K-499-35 chromosome 4, ASM411807v1, whole genome shotgun sequence contains these coding sequences:
- the LOC114180367 gene encoding putative disease resistance protein At3g14460: MAELVGGALLSAFLQVAFDRLASPQFVDFFRGRKLDEKLLGNLNIMLHSINALADDAEQKQFTDPHVKAWLLSVKEAVFDAEDLLGEIDYELTRCQVEAGSEPQTFTDKVSTFFNSTFSSFNKKIESEMREVLEKLEYLAKQKGALGLKEGIYSGDSSGSKVSQKLPSSSLVVETVIYGRDVDKEIIFNWLTSETGNHNHPSVLSIVGMGGLGKTTLAQHVYNDTKLEEAKFDITAWVCVSDHFNVLTVTKTILEAVTKSKDDSGDLQMVHERLKEKISGKKFFLVLDDVWNERQEKWEAVQTPLSYGAPGSRILVTTRGEKVASIMRSKVHRLKQLKKDICWNVFEKHALRDDELELNDEKKEIGRRIVQKCKGLPLALKTIGSLLRTKSSISDWQSVLESDIWDLPKEVEIMPALLLSYQHLPSHLKRCFAYCALFPKDYKFDKKELILLWIAQDFLHCSQQSNNLEEIGEQYFNDLLMRSFFLQSDFKTCFFMHDLLNDLAKYVCADFCFRLKFDKGNCISKTTRHFSFGISDVKYFDGLGSLTDAKRLRSFFPYKEFGRRYIDYYPLQFKILVHELFSNFKFLRVLSLDQYSELREVPDSIGDLKHLHSLDLSGTQIQKLPDSTCLLYNLLILKLNYCSSLKELPLNLHKLTKLRCLEFENTNVTEMPMHFGELKNLQVLSAVFVDKNKEFSTKHLGGLNLHGGLSINEVQNIVNPVDALEANLKNKDLVKLELKWKSDYIPDDPRKEKKVLENLQPSKTLEHLSIKSYGGTEFPSWVFDNSLSNLVSLRLEDCKYCLCLPPLGLLSSLKTLQIIGFDGIVSIGDEFYGNSSSSFTSLERLTFSNMKELEECERKTAAFPRLEFLSVYQCPKLKGLPKELVNVKYLDIRGSMKAWCLERCEHTVSHNSLEDLNFCAFPIMNIPMSRSFDLLEQINIFRGCDSLTTFPLDFFPNLKALSLYFCRNLQIISQDHTHNHLESLTIDGCSRFDSFPSEGLSAPRLKRIDIDEAENLKLLPKQMQILLPSLNILKIICCPKVEMFPNGGLPPNVKAVFLSSLKLMASLRETLGTNTCLQSLYIEKMDVEFFPDEVLLPHSITALRICDCPNLKKMEYKGLCHLSSLLLHNCPNLQCLPEDGLPKSISSLQILNCPLLKQRCQNPEGQDWNKIAHIEDLIILP, from the coding sequence ATGGCAGAACTTGTTGGTGGTGCTCTTCTTTCCGCTTTTCTTCAGGTTGCATTCGACAGGCTGGCTTCTCCTCAATTCGTAGATTTCTTTCGTGGAAGAAAACTTGATGAGAAGCTGCTCGGCAATTTGAACATCATGCTGCACTCCATCAATGCTCTTGCTGATGATGCAGAACAGAAACAGTTCACAGATCCACACGTCAAAGCATGGCTTCTTTCTGTCAAGGAGGCTGTCTTTGATGCAGAGGATCTCTTGGGTGAAATAGATTATGAACTCACCAGATGCCAAGTGGAAGCTGGATCTGAACCTCAAACCTTTACTGACAAGGTATCTACCTTCTTCAACTCTACTTTCAGTTCatttaacaagaaaattgaatCTGAGATGAGAGAAGTCCTAGAAAAATTAGAATATCTTGCAAAGCAAAAGGGTGCTCTTGGTTTGAAAGAGGGTATTTACTCTGGTGATAGTTCAGGTAGTAAGGTGTCACAGAAATTGCCATCATCTTCTTTGGTGGTTGAAACTGTTATTTATGGCAGAGATGtggataaagaaattatctTTAATTGGCTCACATCTGAAACTGGCAATCATAACCATCCTTCAGTACTTTCCATTGTGGGAATGGGTGGGTTGGGTAAGACCACACTTGCCCAACATGTATACAATGACACAAAACTAGAGGAGGCTAAATTTGATATCACAGCTTGGGTTTGTGTTTCTGATCATTTTAATGTTTTGACAGTGACAAAAACAATTCTTGAGGCAGTCACTAAATCTAAAGATGATAGCGGAGACCTACAAATGGTTCATGaaagattgaaagaaaaaatatcaggaaagaaattttttcttgttttggatgATGTTTGGAACGAAAGACAAGAAAAGTGGGAAGCTGTGCAAACTCCTCTTAGCTATGGGGCTCCAGGAAGTAGAATTCTTGTCACAACACGTGGTGAGAAAGTTGCTTCTATCATGAGGTCTAAAGTGCATCGCCTAAAGCAATTAAAAAAGGATATATGCTGGAATGTTTTTGAAAAACACGCTTTAAGAGATGATGAGCTTGAATTGAATGATGAAAAAAAGGAGATTGGTAGAAGGATAGTTCAGAAATGCAAAGGATTACCTCTTGCTCTGAAAACAATTGGAAGTCTTCTGCGCACAAAGTCATCTATTTCAGATTGGCAAAGCGTATTGGAAAGCGACATATGGGACTTACCGaaagaagttgaaattatgcCTGCTCTACTATTGAGTTATCAAcaccttccttctcatctcaaGAGGTGCTTTGCTTATTGTGCATTATTTCCAAAAGATTATAAATTTGACAAGAAGGAATTAATTTTGTTGTGGATAGCTCAAGATTTTCTCCATTGCTCTCAACAGAGCAACAATCTAGAAGAAATTGGTGAACAATATTTCAATGATTTACTAATGAGGTCTTTCTTTCTTCAATCAGATTTCAAAACCTGTTTCTTCATGCATGACCTTCTAAATGATTTGGCAAAATATGTTTGTGCGGACTTCTGTTTCAGGTTGAAATTTGATAAAGGAAACTGCATATCCAAAACAACCCGTCATTTTTCATTTGGAATCTCTgacgtaaaatattttgatgGGCTTGGGAGTTTAACTGATGCTAAAAGACTGCGTTCTTTTTTTCCATATAAAGAATTTGGGAGAAGATATATTGATTATTATCCTTTGCAATTCAAGATTTTGGTACATGAATTGTTTTCCAACTTTAAGTTTTTACGTGTATTATCTTTGGATCAATATTCTGAGCTTAGAGAAGTCCCTGATTCCATCGGTGATCTTAAACATCTCCATTCCTTAGATCTTTCGGGAACTCAGATACAAAAACTACCTGACTCAACATGTTTGCTCTATAACTTGCTAATCTTGAAGTTGAACTATTGTTCAAGTCTGAAGGAGTTGCCCTTAAATTTGCATAAACTCACCAAATTGCGTTgtcttgaatttgaaaatacaaaTGTGACAGAGATGCCAATGCATTTTGGAGAGTTGAAGAATCTTCAAGTACTTAGTGCGGTTTTTGTCGATAAAAATAAGGAGTTCAGTACTAAGCATCTAGGAGGGCTCAATCTTCATGGAGGATTATCAATTAATGAGGTGCAAAATATTGTAAATCCTGTAGATGCATTAGaagcaaatttaaaaaataaagatcttGTGAAGTTAGAGTTAAAATGGAAGTCAGACTACATCCCTGATGAtccaaggaaagaaaagaaagtattgGAGAATCTACAACCTTCCAAAACATTGGAACATTTGTCAATCAAGAGCTATGGTGGTACAGAATTCCCAAGTTGGGTATTTGATAATTCATTATCAAATTTAGTGTCCTTAAGGCTGGAGGACTGTAAATATTGTTTGTGTTTGCCTCCCCTTGGACTATTGTCATCTCTGAAGACCCTTCAGATTATTGGATTTGATGGAATAGTGAGCATTGGTGATGAATTTTATGGGAATAGCTCTTCTTCGTTTACATCTTTGGAAAGATTGACATTTTCAAACATGAAGGAATTGGAAGAATGTGAACGTAAGACTGCTGCTTTTCCACGTCTTGAATTTCTCAGTGTGTATCAATGTCCCAAACTAAAAGGTCTGCCAAAAGAACTTGTTAATGTAAAGTATCTTGATATACGTGGCAGCATGAAAGCATGGTGCCTTGAAAGGTGTGAGCACACTGTAtctcataattcacttgaagaCTTGAACTTTTGTGCTTTTCCAATTATGAATATTCCAATGAGTCGAAGCTTTGATCTGCTTGAACAAATTAACATCTTTCGCGGTTGTGATTCTCTAACAACCTTTCCACTAGATTTCTTCCCAAACCTTAAGGCTCTTTCATTGTATTTCTGTCGTAACCTACAAATTATTTCACAGGATCACACTCATAATCATCTCGAGAGTTTGACAATTGACGGTTGCTCTCGATTTGACTCATTTCCTAGTGAAGGTTTATCTGCTCCACGGCTAAAGAGAATTGATATTGATGAAGCGGAGAATTTGAAGTTATTGCCAAAGCAGATGCAAATCCTGCTTCCGTCTCTTAATATACTAAAGATAATTTGTTGTCCAAAAGTGGAGATGTTCCCAAACGGAGGTTTGCCACCAAATGTAAAAGCGGTGTTTCTTTCAAGTTTGAAACTTATGGCCTCCCTAAGAGAGACCTTGGGTACCAACACATGTCTTCAAAGCTTGTATATTGAAAAGATGGATGTGGAGTTTTTTCCCGATGAAGTTTTGCTACCACACTCTATCACTGCTCTACGAATTTGTGATTGCCCAAATCTTAAAAAGATGGAGTACAAGGGTCTCTGCCACCTCTCCTCTCTCTTACTTCATAACTGTCCCAACCTCCAATGCTTACCAGAGGATGGTCTCCCCAAATCCATCTCCTCTCTTCAAATCTTGAACTGTCCATTGTTGAAACAACGTTGTCAGAATCCCGAAGGCCAAGACTGGAACAAGATTGCTCACATTGAAGACCTAATTATTCTCCCATAA